Within Quercus lobata isolate SW786 chromosome 5, ValleyOak3.0 Primary Assembly, whole genome shotgun sequence, the genomic segment gacatctgctatctatcgaggtttaagattttcagaatttcaatatgattttcttgggatccgtgaatgtgtctttgggctttcttttcttctaaccctagacatataaaaggatcagtttaagggtcgtcaaagtgttcacaagttgcacaagctttaagcaaactctgttcaagcaaattgtgaccagagacgaagttcttgccctaattcatctctttctcttgaagaagttgctgtgtatatgcaccgtagggttttgtgaccaagcatcttcttgatcttcatcgcttggatgaactgaagaactttgcaaccaacaaccttcttagttagtgattgaagtcgcgtactgggatccgcgcaattggttagtcacgtacttgggagtcgtgcatcagaaaggggaactgtcactacaaaacaagtccaattgggtattggggtaagggttcaactataggttggtaagtTACTGGGATTCccttacttgtaactgcttgttgtgataatagtggagtttcgggagtggtgacctgaaaatcacccagtggggtttttgccgttaggttttccccattcgtaaacaaatcaccatgttatttatttttcgctgcattattagtttattggtgatttgtttgtgctaccacgcgtttgcatgataaattgattaattaataacttggctaattaattaattaatttatatcacAAGGgatcattcagtttgtggcctatcagaATATATAAGCACATTCTAGTGAAAGCCTACGAGTGCAAGATGAGAGTGTTATTATAAATGGACCAAGCCCTATGAAATAGGGGGTGAGGCTCATGAGAGGGAAGGGAGCGACTTTGTAATTGGGCATTTGTTAAAATGGACAGAAAAGAATTTTTAAGAGCAtctaaataaaacaaacttttaattAGGACATGAACTTAATAAGAATAGGACTTATTTTTAGGCATCATTGCACACCAAGACAAAGTAACAAAATTAGGTTCAATAAAGCATACCTCACTTAAAATGGATTGCTTTAAGTGAACCTATCACAGATTAGGttcaataaagcaaaaaaagatGCTTGACTAAGGTTGATATCATATCTCAAGTAGAAATGGCCACTATAAGTGACGCCACACTCCTAGAAAAGATATACAAGATGATATAAGATCAAGGCAAGGTGCTTGAAAATATGGGGAGTCGTCTCTCTAAGTTGGAGGAAAGCAAGCTCAAAAAGCCTATAAAATGTGGAGACaattgaggaagaagaagggaaGAATGGGATGAGAAGGATAAGGTTAATTATGAGAGGAACAAGTAATTTGAGAAGCTTACCGTGGAAACCGTAGCCATGAAAGAGAAGAGGGAAAAGATGCAATTAGCCTTTCGTAAAGCTCAAGGGATGGATGATTATCTCTACAACATGGGTGGCCTAGGTTCCAAAACTCCTATCCCATTTCCTCCCAAGTTTAAGATCTATGATGCGGAAAAGTTTGATGAAACGGGAGACCCTAAACAACATGTTAGGAGATATATAAGCATATCCGAGATGAAAGGTTTGGATGGGAAGCAAACCTTACATGCATTACCTTTATCACTCACGACAGGTGCATCAAGATGGTACTATAGTTTGGACTCAAGAAAGACCAAGGTATGGAATGAGCTAGTAGAGTTATTTATGGACCAATTCATTTTCAAATCCATGATTGATGTGATTTTGAGAGACTTGGAGACTACTAAGCAAGGTGTAACTTTCTCCAAATACATAACAAGGTGGAAGAGGAAGGCTTCCAAGATGGTCAATAGGCCAAATGAGAAAGACCAAATCAACATGATCATCAAGAATTTGCTTCCAGCATATAATAGTAGGCTTCTGTCATCGCCTATTAGCTCTTTTGGAGAGTTATGTGATTGTAGGTCTAGGATCGAAGATGCCATCAACAATGGACGATTAGAGAAGGGAGAGAGCAAGCCTTTAATCAAGAAGATGTATGGGGGAGGATCATCCAATGCCAAAGCACCTAACCCCATAAATGTGAGTGCCACCATACCTCAATAACCCTTAGCCTACCAAAgcttcaaaaagaaagagcaTCGAGAATTTTTCGACCTAGGAATGACCCTTGCCTAAGAATATAAAATCTTGACCTTCAAAGGATTTCTCAAGCCTTTAGATCTTACACCTATGCCTAATCTCGTACCTCTTACTTGGAACCTGAATGAAAATTGTCACTTCCATCAGAAATCTATCCATAAGAGTGACAATTGCTTCCACCTTAAGCATAAGATACAAGACCTGATAGATAATGGAACCCTCCCAAATCCAAACATCATCACTAAGTCTAATGTTAGGAAGAACCCCCACCCGATTATCACTGAACTCCGCCCCCATATCAGAGTTGTGTCAAGCTCGAAGGGATCAATTGGGATTGTTCTAAGTTAATAGAGGTTGTGGAGATCAACATGGTTGAAATTGAAGGAATTTGGGATGATGAGAATGAAAAGTTGAAGAGTGCTATAGCTGTGTAAAGGACTACCCCTAAAGAAATGTTTGAATTGAAGAAGAGAATCCAATAAGATGATGTGGTCAACATCACTAGGAGTGGAAAGCATTTCAAGCCAttatttttggagaaagatCACCTTGGTAGAAACATGGGAGAAGGATCGAGGCCCCTTGGACTTAATGGGAATGAAGAGAAAGAGGAGGATAGGCTTTTAGCCTAACTAAAGAAGACTTAAGCACTTGTGTCTGTTTGGGAGTTTTCTAATAGCCTCTTATAAGCCACAAAGGAGATAAAAGGATTCCTAGGTCGACTAAAGTACATTAGTTGATTCATTGCTAAACTCACTTCTACTTGTGAGCCTATCTTTAAACTTCAAAGGAAGAATGAACCCCATACCTGGAACGAAGAGTGTCAGAAAGCTTTTAAGACCATCAAGGAGTACCTCCTCCACCCACCTATCTTAGTGCCTTTAGAACCTGGAAAGCCCTTACTCCTCGTCCTTTCAATCAAAGAGGATGTCGTAGGAAGTATGTTGGCTCCAGAAGATGATGGTAAGAATGAGAAAGCCATGTACTATTTGCATAAGAGGTTGCATGACTATAAGACTAGATACACACCCATAGAGAAATCCTATTTTGCTCTTGTGTGGGTTGTACAGAAATTGAGCACATCATTCTACCTTTCTAGGAATGGATAGTTACCAAAACAGACCCTTTGAAGTACATATTCGAGAAACCCGCCTtaagtggaagttttttaagatGGTTAATCTTATTGGCCGAGTTCAATTTGAAATACATGGCTAGGAAGACCATTAAAGGAAGTACCATGTCAGACTTTTATGCCAAGAATCCCATAGAGGGAAAGGTGGTAGAGAAGACTTTCCCGATGAGAACATACTGAATATAGAACTTAGGGCATGGAAGATGTCATCAATGGTGTCAATGCCTTGCAGCTACTCGACCACCCATCGCGGCGATGGTTGTGCGCCTTCTCTATCTCTTGGTACGAAAGCTGTTATGGATATGGAGGTGTGTTGTACCTCGGTTGTGTGATTGGAATATGAGTTgattttaaggaaattaccaAGGGTAGGTGAAGTTGCCACCAATCATtaggtttttctaaggtgtgatttgTCACCTGActgtatttgattttattaccattCCTAGGTTAACAAAAAGttgtttttcctaatctaatatggatggataaaaaatcttgattcttaagtTTGGAAGTTTTGTtatgtgtggggaaggtgttaggtacACCACAACGCTTGTCCATAGACaatcctttgttttggtaaaatcataatttttagaCATTGGTAGTAAAAAATgagctattggcattagcttcTGGGGctttaaaaattttgggatttgaGGTTTGGTTTCGGAATGGATGTGGTCTCGTTCAATGCTTTCTAATTGTGTTTGGAATCATTGCCTAATTTCCACGGTGAAAATCTGGCAAAATTTCACCTTATTTTCAAGGTAGAAATCTAGTAGCACTTCGCCTCAAATGCGTTGTAGCACATCAAAAgctattctcaccaagctttTGACATGAGAAGACGGCAACGGGGATGCTCCATTTTTATAGCAAAAATTTGGTAGAGTTTCTTGTTTGGTGCACTATGGTGCACTGGCAAGCTTTTCGCATTTGTGTATACAACGCGTATTGACATGCTCATACTGAGACGAGCCAAAGCCCCCCAAAGTATCAAGCGTGTTGATGCATGTTGCATACATGAGGAAATTGATGTCACTTGGTGACTTGGATCAGGATGGTCACATCGTAGTGACTATGCACACAGTATGACATGAATATGCACTTGTAGCAAATGCCTTGAGCACATACTTATGCCACAAGGTCAAGAGCACTCATGGCCAGAGAGGGTCACTCACGTAGCCATGAGAGTCCATCATACAAATTGCATGATCATCCACACACACgcaggcatatatatatatacatatatacatacatacatataccaAGCACAATACTATCACATAAAGCAGGAAAGTAAAATAGACATTGCCATACTCAAGGAACGTGGTCCAAGCAAGGAGTAGGAGAATAAATTGGGGTACATGGAGGAGGACCCTAATACATGCTCTAAAGAAGAGgcctaaaaagagagaaagagaaaaccaCTCTGGATTGGGGTAGGCCCCTAATCTACTAAACATTTCCCTTTATGGGCTTGCATccttgccctttttgcttgcgtCTAGGAAGTCATACCCTTGCTCCAAGTGTCCATGCTCCATGCATGTACatgcaaagacaaaaaaaaaaaaacaagccaATAGACAAGCAATGAAAGAACCAAAGGAGATGGGGGAGAGTATGCAAAGAACACATCAACAAAGAGAGCTAAACGAGGGCAAACAAAGCATGCTAGGCATACGAAAGGGAAAACaagcatgttatcaaacaaaagagggtgtcctaggaggacaaatgtaggtttggatcatGTGTCCATAGTTCCATTGGATTGGATTATGGACAACACATAGACTTATGCATAAACATATAGGAAAGCGTGCTAAGATGCATAAAAGTGAAGAAAGCCAAATGGGTGGCACAAAGCAAGCAAGGCAAGCACATAAGCATCGCACGAAATGAAGAAAGGTGTGAATCAAGCACACCAACATGACGGAGGTGTTTCTCACAAGTGGCTACACCTCATTAGTCCATGAGGGGGATGGATGTAACCACACAAGAACAAGCCCACAGGGGGCACaaagcatggcaaagcctagatctaGAGAGGCTAACATAGGCATAAAACCAAACATAGACATGCAAAAGGAAATCATCCAAACCCTTCGATGTAGGCCTAGGTGTATGGGTGTAGGCCTAGATCACAggatctagatctacaccctaCCAATgagggccaaaacacaagaaagagagatacCAAGAGATAGAAGGCCTTTAGAAGCACATGGCATAGCAACCAACATTGATTTAAGCACACAAGCATGGCACAGAGCACATAAACACATAGATCTAAGGATAAGGATGTAGAGCTAAGAATAAACATGTAGATTTAAGAAAAAACATGTCAAAGAACACAtaggcatgtagatctaagcaaaaGCATGTCAAAGAACACATAGACTTGTAGATATAAGCATATATATTGCAAGGAGCCTAAatgcatgtagatctaagcacaaacattAAATTTAGACAATCCTAGCACAAGAAGACTAGGCCAAAACATCAAAGTGATAAATCATGGCATAAGCAAGGAAACATGCTAGAAAAACCAAAGAGACATGCTAGGAAGCAAGAACATGCTAGGGAAAGCAATAAAACATATTATTGATCAAGAAAAAGTTAGAAAGGCTGTTAGGATTAAACAGTCATGGCCGAATCTGAATTCCAATGATATAAATGGTCATGGCGAATCTGAATCTCTAATAGAGGCTATTAGGATTAAATGGTTGTGGCCAAATCTGAATCCCTATTTACTTGCATTGCCAAGTGGTTTTGGGCTTACTAATCAATCTTGAATTTGCTTCCATAGGTTATGTCTTGACAGGAAAGATCTGGCGGGGATCATGGGAAGGCTCCCTCCATTGTTCTATCTTGAGCAGATTCGTCTAGTAGTGATGATGATATTGTATCAGCTAGTGTATAGTTTATGCGGACCTTTTTAGAGGCACTTTGACCAAGGTGGTGATGATCTTGCGCCCCCTGGGGGCATACATATAGCACATCACACTAGGAGTCAATGTTCGGTGGAGACAGCCAGTGTGTTATCTTAATCTCGCACTAGTTCAGGTGGCGGTTCTTCACAGTTCCCTCAGATTGATGAGGAAGGAGGCCTAGGGGGCGTGGAGCTAGATGATAAGCTCATGTTTGATATAGATGCTGACTTGGAGGCTGATGATAAGGTCGAGCTAGGCCTAGGCACTCCGAGGTGTAGAAGTTGTAGACCAAGGTTTCCTCCTTATTTGGCTGGGGCCGGGGCCTATACTAGAAAGATCAATGACAACATAGACAATACTCATCTTCAGCATGGTTTGAAGAGGCATTTTTCCGCTCATATTCAGAAGGCTCAAGTATGTTCCTTTTTCTCTTCACCTGTCAAATTTGGATATGTAGATATGCATGCTAACTGGTAGCTCTACTGATTTCAAGTGCAGGTTGCTGACAGGACTTGTGGTCGGGGAGCTTGGTCTTCATTTCATCTTCACCTGTTTGACTCCAAGATGGACGTGCATTATCACAGGTTTTTGGTTCAGTAGGGCTTTGAGGAGTTACTAAGGATTTTGCCTTATACCATAAGGCATGCGATACAGGAGACTTTGGTGCAACGATTCCACGCAGAGACTAGCACCTTTCATCTGAGCTATGGGGAGTATGCAGTCCTTCCCCTTGACTGGACGACCATTTTGGACCTTAGAATAGGTTGGTATTCTGTCTTGATCAAGTTTGTGGACTTTGACATCGCGAGCGAGCTTCTGGGCATTTGTTATCCCCTCACGTAGGCGATGAGATAGTATTTTGGACCTACCAAGGAGCCTCAAATCTACATGGAGTGGCTAAAGATGAACATACCTTAGGAGGCGAAGCTAGTGACATTGTCCATAAGTGATTCTTCTTCTATTTCATCAGTAGTTGCTTGTTTGGCAACAACCGGTCGGTGCTGACTTGTAAGCTGTTGGGAGCTATGAGAGTAGTGTTAGACATAGAGGCATATGATTGGGGGTCCCTTTCTTACGGATTCTTCATCGCTTTCCTAAGGCAGGCTTTATGATCAAAAGCCTTAAGGGTTGTTGGTAGGATTTGACATGGTGGGCATATAAGCATATCCCGGCCCTATGTCCATGGCATTCAGGCCTTTCTTCAGAGATATATCCTAGGGCATAGGTCTGGTCTCTCTACACAATCACCAGAGTTGTTTTGACACAGTCATCTATCGTTGGCGCTACGTTGGATTATGTCACCTGGGGCGAGATACTTAACAACCCCTATGATGGCGGTTGTTGGCTAGGTGTGAGGTCATCCATGCTATGGCTGAGTCACACGTGCTATGCTGGTTTTGGGCTTTATCGAGCTGGGAGTTCTTCTTAGCTAAGAGGACCTACCATCAGGTTATACCAGCTTTCAAAGTGCCTAGGGACTTGCCTCGTGAGCTTTCTTGTTCTGCGATGATTTTGGACGACCTTGACTATGGGACAAGCTCCTTTGAGGGCTTTGTtatgaaggaaattaattttgtcaCTTAGTTTCTATAGTCCTCGACCAAACCTATCATCGATGATTGCCCTGTGAGTGGTGGTAGTGTGCTTGGTGGTTTAGTGTGTGCCCGTTAGACTTTAAAGGCCCACTTGAGGCTAAATGTAGATACTATACAAGTTAGGGTAAGAGAGCTTCAGGGCGCGGCCGGCGCTAGAGATGGATATGTGTAGGAGGAGATTGCCAATTTGCTAGCTCGAGAGATGGATTGATGGCAGCGAGAGAGGGATCGAGCCGGTCTTTCTATAGGTCTCATCGCGGGTGATGATGCCATGATGGCAACGCTGGTGCATTGCTGATGATGCAGTTAGAGATTGAacgttcaaatagtgtataaaacaccattgaacgtttagacccccaattacaaaataaccaattcaagttttatgacaaacaactagtgtgcgaaaaatgaacataagctataaacagaattggtaaacaatctaagtcaattaaaatcacatccatagtagaaaataaaaggtaaagattaagggaatgaagatgcaaacacaaggacaacacacaatgtgttatcgaaaaggaaaccgaagccctcggcgtaaaacatctccgccgccctccaagcggtaagtaatccactagaaaatgtagttgggatacatgaacaacaatagaccctccaagcctaatctacccagtgtacctaagccctccaagcttctagctccaacgaggttgcaccgaacctatttcttttctagcttcccggattccgccaCTTGACCATAGCAGCAActaatgtaaattggttccttcctaactgcttcccagaacaccaaacaaccctctcacagtaatggatatggtgagtaaaggttttggtaaaagacttctcaaggatttaacaatggagaggaagagagtaaaggaatttgaagagtctcttatgtgaatattatggatgaatcaatcttgttttactctagggcttctctctcaaaattctctctggaagctctctttctttcgtgggtataaggggtatttatactagggtgagaatggaatgtaaagagtcaggtttttcaaaacagggttggcttgCGGTTTGGCCTCAtggcttgactgagtcacgagatccagccgcgagataacagaacggccagttgtcctattttgtcctgtagtgctccagctagcatgacgcttcaacttttggcatgcctggcacgtgtgcatcttctggcggcttgtagccgcgagtcacctgcgagatccagtcgcgagtctctatttttcttgcacactcttgagcatttcatcacactatttcactcactacccttacaaaaatcccacctaaatacaggtttactaattgctaaaatacaagcaaatttggcacgaaataaagccaacaagatggttgattaaattcaaccttacagagaTGATGATTCCCCTTAGGCCAGTCATGTATGTTGTACCATTATGATGATGTAGCCCTGCGTGGGTATGTTTCATTTTCTGTACTTTGAAGACATTCTTGTATTTTGTAGACATTGCCCTATGGTGGGCCAGATATGTATGTATTATATTGCCACATAGCAGGCCCGGACTATATTTTGATATTGCCTCGTGGTAGGCTTCTGGATTGTATCTTTATATTGCCTTTTGGTAGGTTTTAGACATGTATGTATTATATTGCCCTATAGTGGGCCCTGATATATGATTTCATCTGTTGGTAGGCTCTTGATGTATGTGTGAACATTGCCTCTTGATAGGCCTTACATGTATGTTTCTAGATATCACTTGTTGGTAGGCTCGAATGCATGATTCTTGATATCGCCTCTTGGTAGGCTTCTGATGTGTGTATGAACATTGCCTCATGGTAGGCCTTACATGTATGTTTGCCAGTAACAATTTAACATTTATGAGTCGGCTGCACCCCTGCTGTTACTCATGCATTGTCGCTTCATTTGCATCGCACCATATTTTCATGAGTTTACTTGTAAAATTTGATGTTGATTGACCCACTGAGGGATATGAAAAAGGGACAGACCGCATGAAATGAACTGCCCTAGTGTAGGTTTTATGCGGTTCTCAACATGAGAGGAAAGGTTCTTGGTGGGATGGACTTGTTCTTGAGCATATTGATTAGTAGAAAATGGATTGAATCACGCAAAATAAACTGCCCCATTGTAGGGTTTTGCGTGGTTCTAAACTGATCAATTGACTTGAAGCGGGATTAGAATCGTACTGGATGATATAGGTTTCTTAACAAGCCTGATGATGATCATGGATTTCCCAAGTGGGATTTTGGATTCGCCATGCGGCAGTATGCATTGATTGACTCGATTATCAATTGAACCAACAAATGCTTCGAGAAAGGATTCTTTGAGGAATTACACACAGGAAATGACTTTCGCTGCCTTCATACCATACTAGATGGATCGCTATTAATGTTTGGAATGGCCTTGGCACTGTCCCATTACATGTCTTGGCGCTGGGGTTGAACCAACCCTTGAACTGGGTgaattgggttttgaaaatGAGGTTCAAGATATTCTGGGATGCTGGACAAGACGCGAAAAGATAAACTGCCATAGTGTAGGCTTTGTGTAGTCTCAGTTGCGTGAAAAAATCATTTAAGGGACCGATTTGCTGCTGAACTAGCCGTGCACCACTGTTAGTGCAAAAACCAAGGGAATCTTTACTCCAGAGCTATCCAAAACCCTCCATCCTTTGTATTTAAGCTCAAAATAGGTGTGGGTTTGTGCCGAGGGGGTTGAAAAACCCTAGTATATGTCTCGAGGGGCGACGGTAACATAAGGTGTGCCATATGGGGCTGGCGTCCATACACGATACAAGGGCCTTGAGAAGTGTGTAGAAAGAGTTAGGTTCTCGCTTTGAGGTGCATTCTCTTCCAAGTATTGGGCCTACATCAAGCAGTTCCTCAAAAATGCCACTTAACTCTTTCATACTCCTCTAGATTGGCATTTACTGGAGTCCATAGTTACTTGTTGGGATCCCGCTTTGAGGTGTATCACCATTAGGGATGTGAACTTGGTCCCTACTTTGGAGGAGTATGATCGCTTTCTTTCTCTTGCTACCCCTGTGAGTTGGGTTTATCGACCATTAACTTAATCTCACTTTCACAAGTGGTTGGCAGAGTTATTAGACTTGAAGATGCCTGTTGTGGATGTTCTAACCCAATATGGAAGTGGTTTGGGAGGTAGCTTCTTCTAGGATTTTCTGTTTTGTCGGTTTGGTGAAGCTGAGTGCCTTGTTGCTTAACAAGGAGACTTTATGGATTTAGAGGAGCATTGGACTTTCTACAAACGCCAGGCCTTCATGGTAGCCTTCTTCAGCTCAGTGCTATTCCCCTCTCAATCGGGTTCTATAAGCTTTGCAGTTTTACCCCTAGTGAGTACTCTGCCTCATAGCATTTCTTTTATTCCCTTTCTTCGCTCTGAGACTATTTGGTCTCTTTCTCTGTGTCATGAGATGGGTAGTGGTAGGCTTGGTTGTTGTGTGCATCTACTGCAATGGTGGTTCTATAGTCATTTGAGTGTGATATCTAGGGCACAGCTCATTGGGTTCTTGAGGAAGAATAGAGTTAAGATTACTGTGGCCCTTGATTTTCCTTTCATTGAGGACATCGCTAGTTGGTTGCACTATCTATTTGGCTTAGGTCCCACTAACTAGACATGGAGAGTCAAGTAGGGAGTCAATAGGTGGCAGGGTTGGACCTATTGTATTGGTTTGCTTGGTGTCCCTTTGGTGAGCATCTGGGGTTACATAGGGTGCTTTTGAGGTATGGCCTTGAGTTAATTCGATGGTGATCAGCATATCCCTTGACTTAGTGATCTTTCTGTCATCACTCATGATTATGGGCTTCAGGACATCGATGTGGTCATGATAGAGTGTGCTTTTGGCTTTTGGCAGGAGCGTAGGTTAACTATTGACTATCATAATTGTTCTAGGGACGATCATGAGTGGTCCACTGTTGAGTTTAGAGAGTGGAGGGCCAGAAGGGACCCATGCTTCGTTGTCGACCTATCGGTTCCAAATCCTCTTGATCCTCGTCTTCCGGTCGATATATTGAGCGATTGTGCACTAGAGTTCAGGGTTAGAGTTAAGAGTACTCTTAGAGACCTAAGAGAGTGCCCGAAAAA encodes:
- the LOC115990417 gene encoding uncharacterized protein LOC115990417; this translates as MKEKREKMQLAFRKAQGMDDYLYNMGGLGSKTPIPFPPKFKIYDAEKFDETGDPKQHVRRYISISEMKGLDGKQTLHALPLSLTTGASRWYYSLDSRKTKVWNELVELFMDQFIFKSMIDVILRDLETTKQGVTFSKYITRWKRKASKMVNRPNEKDQINMIIKNLLPAYNSRLLSSPISSFGELCDCRSRIEDAINNGRLEKGESKPLIKKMYGGGSSNAKAPNPINVSATIPQ